From Deinococcus terrestris, the proteins below share one genomic window:
- a CDS encoding EF-Tu C-terminal domain-related protein, with product VLLRGVARDDVERGQVLAKPGSIKPHTKFEASVYVLSKDEGGRHSAFFGGYRPQFYFRTTDVTGVVELQEGVEMVMPGDNVTFTVDLIKPIAMEEGLRFAIREGGRTVGAGVVTKVLE from the coding sequence GTGCTGCTGCGCGGCGTCGCTCGCGACGACGTGGAGCGCGGACAGGTGCTGGCCAAGCCGGGCAGCATCAAGCCGCACACCAAGTTCGAGGCCAGTGTGTATGTGCTGAGCAAGGACGAGGGTGGACGTCACAGCGCTTTCTTCGGCGGGTACCGTCCTCAGTTCTACTTCCGCACGACGGACGTGACGGGCGTGGTGGAGCTGCAAGAGGGCGTGGAGATGGTGATGCCCGGGGACAACGTGACCTTCACGGTGGACCTGATCAAGCCCATCGCCATGGAAGAAGGCCTGCGCTTCGCCATCCGTGAAGGCGGACGCACCGTCGGCGCCGGCGTCGTCACCAAGGTCCTGGAGTAA